A genome region from Mycobacterium florentinum includes the following:
- a CDS encoding MCE family protein, which produces MSNHRDSGPARRNRVRSSRIDPIWWAPILFILVAGLIAVTAGAFSGKFADFIPLTLVSDRAGLVMEPGAKVKLRGVPVGTVASIGTDVKAAQLQLKMDPGPFKYLPSNLEAEIKSTTAFGSKYVDLVVPDHASPTPLKPGAVLHSRNVTVEVNTVFENLQSVVQALDPAKLNAILSAFAQSVRGKGDRLGQSVTDANSLLLTVNPRMDTIHRDWRLFGKTTAIYSDAAQDILSILDSASTTSAALTENDRSFDSLLLSAIGFSQTGISVIGRNEPNIVQSMKLLDPTLTLLNKYSPTYTCLFQGAQWYVDHGGRDMLGGNGYSFIMDAALLFGDDPYRYPKHLPKINATGGPGGKPSCGSLPDPSANYPVRQLVTDTGWGTAPNEIRSNVAAGNPWWGNWFPTTKNAPEPPRYFWRGGQPPP; this is translated from the coding sequence ATGAGCAACCACAGGGACAGCGGACCGGCACGACGAAACAGAGTCCGCAGCAGCAGGATTGATCCGATCTGGTGGGCACCGATCTTGTTCATCCTGGTCGCGGGCCTGATCGCGGTGACCGCCGGGGCGTTCTCGGGCAAGTTCGCGGACTTCATCCCGCTGACGCTGGTGTCGGACCGGGCCGGATTGGTGATGGAGCCGGGCGCCAAGGTGAAGTTGCGCGGGGTTCCGGTGGGTACGGTCGCGTCGATCGGCACCGACGTGAAAGCGGCTCAGCTGCAACTGAAGATGGACCCGGGCCCGTTCAAGTATCTGCCGAGCAACCTCGAGGCCGAGATCAAGTCGACCACCGCGTTCGGATCCAAGTACGTCGACCTGGTCGTGCCTGACCATGCCAGCCCCACACCGTTGAAGCCGGGTGCGGTGCTGCATTCGCGCAATGTCACCGTCGAGGTCAATACAGTTTTCGAGAACCTGCAGTCCGTCGTCCAGGCGCTCGACCCGGCGAAGCTGAATGCCATCTTGTCGGCTTTCGCCCAATCGGTGCGCGGTAAGGGCGATCGCCTCGGCCAGTCGGTCACCGATGCGAACAGTCTGCTGCTGACCGTCAACCCGCGCATGGACACCATCCACCGGGACTGGCGGCTGTTCGGGAAGACCACGGCCATCTATTCCGATGCGGCGCAGGACATCCTGTCGATCCTCGACTCGGCCTCGACCACCAGCGCCGCGCTCACCGAAAACGACCGGTCCTTCGATTCGCTGCTGTTGTCGGCGATCGGCTTCAGCCAGACCGGTATCAGCGTCATCGGCAGAAACGAACCCAACATCGTGCAGTCGATGAAGCTGCTCGACCCGACGTTGACGCTGCTGAACAAGTACTCGCCGACCTATACCTGCCTGTTCCAGGGTGCGCAATGGTACGTCGACCATGGGGGCAGGGACATGCTCGGTGGCAACGGCTACTCGTTCATCATGGACGCGGCCCTGCTGTTCGGTGATGACCCCTACCGCTACCCGAAACACCTGCCGAAGATCAACGCAACGGGGGGGCCGGGTGGTAAGCCCAGCTGCGGTTCACTGCCCGACCCGAGCGCGAATTACCCGGTGCGCCAGCTAGTTACCGACACTGGTTGGGGGACCGCTCCGAACGAGATTCGCAGCAATGTGGCCGCCGGCAATCCATGGTGGGGCAACTGGTTCCCGACCACCAAGAATGCTCCCGAACCGCCACGCTACTTCTGGCGCGGGGGGCAGCCGCCGCCATGA
- a CDS encoding MCE family protein: protein MRRKLSSIIARVAIFTLVCLLFTFTLVAVFGQLRFEDRTDYQAVFTNISGLKSGNFVRIAGVEVGKVGDLELHRDGTVTVGFEIDKAIRLTEGTKAVVRYENLIGDRYLALEEAPGPPRRLPAGATIPLARTSPALDIDALIGGFRPLFRALDPDQVNALSGQLLRIFQGQGGTLASVLSQTSILTSTLAGRSELIGELITNLNTVLHTFAARDHEFSDGLDKLAQLVEGLAQRKDDISTGLAYINAAAGSVADLLVQARQPIKDVVHETDRMSGQILADRDYVDKLLKDLPDVYQVLSRQGLTGDYFGFYFCEVLLKVNGKGGNPIFVKLLGQPSGRCTPR, encoded by the coding sequence ATGAGACGCAAACTTTCGAGCATCATCGCGCGGGTCGCGATTTTCACCCTGGTGTGCCTGCTCTTCACCTTTACGTTGGTCGCCGTGTTCGGGCAGCTGCGCTTCGAGGACCGCACCGACTACCAAGCGGTCTTCACGAACATCTCCGGCCTGAAATCCGGCAACTTCGTTCGTATCGCCGGGGTGGAGGTCGGCAAGGTGGGCGACCTCGAATTGCATCGCGACGGCACAGTCACCGTCGGCTTCGAAATCGACAAGGCGATACGGCTCACCGAGGGCACCAAGGCGGTGGTGCGGTACGAAAACCTGATCGGTGACCGGTATCTCGCGCTCGAAGAGGCCCCCGGGCCGCCGCGCCGGCTACCGGCGGGCGCCACAATTCCGCTGGCGCGAACATCACCCGCCCTCGATATCGACGCGCTCATCGGGGGATTCCGCCCGCTGTTCCGGGCGCTGGATCCCGATCAGGTCAACGCACTGTCGGGTCAGTTGCTGCGAATCTTCCAGGGGCAGGGCGGCACGCTCGCCTCGGTGCTGTCGCAGACGTCGATACTGACCTCGACGCTGGCCGGGCGCAGCGAGTTGATCGGTGAGCTGATCACCAACCTGAACACCGTGCTGCACACCTTCGCCGCGCGCGACCATGAGTTCTCCGACGGGTTGGACAAACTCGCCCAGCTGGTGGAGGGGCTGGCGCAGCGCAAGGACGACATCTCCACCGGGCTGGCCTACATCAACGCCGCCGCCGGCTCGGTCGCCGATCTGCTTGTCCAGGCCCGCCAGCCGATCAAGGACGTGGTGCACGAGACCGACCGCATGTCCGGGCAAATCCTCGCCGACCGCGACTATGTCGACAAACTGCTCAAGGATCTCCCGGACGTCTATCAAGTGCTGTCCAGGCAAGGCCTGACCGGCGACTACTTCGGCTTTTACTTCTGCGAAGTCTTACTCAAGGTCAATGGCAAAGGGGGTAACCCGATCTTCGTCAAACTGTTGGGACAGCCCAGCGGGCGGTGCACGCCTCGATGA
- a CDS encoding MCE family protein: protein MKLKPPKIKPLGHRSPFMLGVMGTAILTCVTIVAFQYNKLPFVKNTDDYAAYFSEAGGIKPGNTVRVSGMGVGRVSDIRLEGTKVRVGFTVRQGIELGDRTEAAIKTETILGSKMLELTPRGEGRLSGPIPLARTHSPYDLPDALGDLTTTISGLDTAQLSSALTTLATTFKETPPNLRPALEGVARFSDTLNNRDAQLRSLLGNANKVSTVLGKRSQQIAGLVANSNALLAALLDERDSLDALMNNLTAVSHQISGLVDDNRTQLKPALDKLNGVLEILDNRKEDIQKTLPKFKRYAMSFGEVLGSGPFFKAYVANLVPGQIGGPVLDADMYDRFLDPNQKLPSEAVDPPTGSPPVPPENAPVPIWSQPPSPPPSTPPVRTIPPPSPHDFDGP from the coding sequence ATGAAGTTGAAGCCGCCCAAGATCAAGCCACTCGGTCACCGGAGCCCCTTCATGCTGGGCGTAATGGGCACCGCGATCTTGACGTGTGTGACCATCGTCGCCTTCCAGTACAACAAGCTGCCCTTTGTGAAGAACACGGACGACTACGCCGCGTATTTCTCCGAGGCCGGTGGCATCAAACCCGGTAACACGGTGCGGGTTTCGGGGATGGGAGTCGGCAGGGTCTCCGATATCCGGCTCGAGGGGACCAAGGTCCGGGTCGGCTTCACCGTTCGCCAGGGCATCGAATTGGGCGACCGCACCGAGGCGGCGATCAAGACCGAAACGATCCTGGGCTCCAAGATGCTGGAGCTCACGCCGCGTGGGGAAGGGCGATTGTCGGGCCCCATTCCGCTGGCACGTACCCACTCGCCTTATGACCTTCCCGACGCGCTGGGCGACCTGACTACCACCATCAGCGGCCTCGATACCGCCCAATTATCTTCGGCTCTCACGACATTGGCGACTACATTCAAGGAGACACCGCCGAACCTGAGGCCCGCTTTGGAGGGCGTTGCGCGGTTCTCGGACACCCTCAATAACCGCGACGCGCAGCTGCGGAGCCTGCTGGGCAATGCCAACAAGGTGTCGACGGTGCTGGGCAAGCGTAGCCAGCAGATTGCCGGCCTGGTGGCCAACTCCAACGCGCTGTTGGCCGCCCTGCTCGACGAACGAGATTCACTCGATGCGCTGATGAACAACCTCACCGCGGTGTCGCATCAGATCTCCGGGCTGGTCGACGACAACAGAACCCAACTCAAGCCGGCCCTCGACAAGCTCAACGGCGTGCTCGAAATCCTGGACAACCGAAAGGAAGACATCCAGAAGACCCTGCCCAAGTTCAAGCGGTATGCGATGTCGTTTGGCGAAGTGTTAGGTTCTGGGCCATTTTTCAAGGCTTACGTGGCCAACCTGGTGCCCGGCCAGATCGGTGGGCCGGTCCTCGACGCGGATATGTACGACAGGTTCCTGGATCCCAACCAAAAGCTCCCCTCGGAGGCGGTCGATCCGCCGACCGGATCTCCACCGGTCCCGCCGGAGAACGCGCCGGTCCCGATCTGGTCTCAGCCGCCCTCACCGCCGCCCTCGACGCCACCGGTGCGGACCATCCCGCCGCCGTCACCCCATGACTTCGACGGGCCATGA